One genomic window of Helicobacter canis includes the following:
- a CDS encoding M48 family metalloprotease, producing the protein MQVIDALLTHFIPWVFVPALLITIGFCAILIINFNKCPNPSLPRSLLFFVLISLTTISLWVVMAQIFPLIAEYKEIRDSVLDSFAMRIKMLAQGDTSLGFFALWLLIWGGPMVYGGLLCVVLLCACLLFFATRLCLKRKPKELGFAAHKDLALGKVLWLNMLFFVVFVLFFMLCFCVFELIFWLAVPAIFDEPDSFSFLVDNSRKQMGWFIYSLSLSAGILLVIFGSFVVKSLLLSRHSIDRLAKTLKAIEITPKKYKNHHKYAQLLNVVKEIAIASAMPMPRVFIMRQEQGINAMCSGERFGKSDERFALFFTQGALDKLSREELSGVVGHEFSHAFHQDVALNLRIFSLIFGFMSISFIGEILMHSIARRTRSAGKGDSKGEAVIALFAFSFYALGLLGALCASLIQAAISRQKEFLADATSVQYTHNPNAILRALQTIAQEESPKESQEHKLAKDTQGFLHNKLAKPCAHMFFLQGFKGAFATHPPIHKRIETLQAMARI; encoded by the coding sequence ATGCAAGTCATAGACGCGCTTCTTACACATTTTATCCCTTGGGTGTTTGTGCCAGCACTGCTGATAACCATTGGCTTTTGTGCGATACTTATCATAAATTTCAATAAATGCCCCAACCCAAGCCTGCCTAGGTCATTGCTTTTCTTTGTGCTAATCAGTCTTACAACGATAAGCCTTTGGGTCGTTATGGCGCAGATTTTCCCACTAATAGCTGAGTATAAAGAGATTAGAGATAGTGTTTTGGATAGCTTTGCAATGCGCATTAAAATGCTAGCGCAAGGCGATACATCGCTTGGCTTTTTTGCGCTATGGCTGCTTATATGGGGCGGACCGATGGTGTATGGCGGGCTGCTTTGCGTGGTTTTGCTCTGCGCTTGCTTGCTATTTTTCGCTACGCGTTTATGCCTAAAAAGAAAGCCTAAAGAGCTAGGCTTTGCCGCGCATAAAGATTTAGCATTAGGAAAAGTTTTGTGGCTTAATATGCTGTTTTTCGTGGTGTTTGTGCTGTTTTTTATGCTGTGCTTTTGCGTGTTTGAGCTGATATTTTGGCTCGCTGTGCCGGCTATTTTTGATGAGCCTGATAGCTTTAGCTTTCTTGTAGATAATTCTCGCAAGCAAATGGGCTGGTTTATATATAGCTTAAGCTTAAGTGCTGGCATATTACTTGTGATTTTTGGGAGCTTTGTGGTGAAATCTCTGCTGCTTAGTCGCCATAGCATAGACAGACTTGCCAAAACCCTAAAAGCCATAGAAATCACCCCTAAGAAATACAAAAACCACCACAAATACGCACAGCTGCTTAATGTCGTAAAAGAAATTGCCATCGCTAGTGCTATGCCTATGCCACGCGTGTTTATTATGCGACAAGAGCAAGGGATCAACGCAATGTGTAGTGGCGAGAGATTTGGCAAGAGCGATGAGCGATTCGCGCTATTTTTCACACAAGGTGCGCTTGATAAGCTCTCACGAGAAGAGCTCTCTGGCGTGGTGGGGCACGAGTTTTCCCACGCATTCCACCAAGATGTCGCGCTAAATCTGCGGATATTTAGCTTGATTTTTGGCTTTATGAGTATTAGCTTTATCGGCGAGATTCTTATGCACTCTATTGCTCGGCGCACGAGATCTGCTGGGAAAGGGGACTCTAAAGGTGAGGCAGTGATCGCGCTATTTGCCTTTAGCTTTTATGCTTTGGGGCTTCTTGGCGCGCTTTGTGCAAGCCTTATCCAAGCAGCAATTTCAAGGCAGAAAGAATTTCTAGCCGATGCCACAAGCGTGCAATACACACACAACCCAAATGCAATTCTGCGCGCACTGCAAACAATAGCACAAGAAGAGTCGCCAAAAGAGTCGCAAGAGCACAAGCTGGCAAAAGACACGCAGGGCTTTTTACACAACAAGCTAGCCAAGCCCTGTGCGCATATGTTTTTCTTACAGGGGTTTAAAGGTGCATTTGCCACGCACCCTCCCATACATAAGCGCATAGAGACACTGCAAGCTATGGCTAGAATCTAG
- a CDS encoding class I SAM-dependent methyltransferase gives MNSQAHNTQTKDQHTKQEAQKTIIAQKNIIAMFDDIAKDYDKTNRILSLGIDISWRKDAVKRAYKARNTSEIERIVDVACGSGDMIKHWYSYALESNIALSEIIGIDPSQEMLKIAEKKLQTIGGSFAKVDSSSRILEEHSQKLESKKVDSKIALHLGEAKDLSTLQSQSVDILSISYGLRNVLEYEQALREFARVLKPGGIVVVLDFFKKPSPSLLDRIIGIYTKHILPCIGYLISRNYAAYKYLPNSMEEFISPDELALAFEKVGIKPLEIKSYSAGISHLVLGQKPCEKVDKS, from the coding sequence ATGAATAGCCAAGCCCACAATACACAGACAAAAGACCAGCACACCAAGCAAGAAGCACAAAAAACCATTATTGCCCAAAAAAACATTATCGCAATGTTTGATGACATTGCTAAAGACTATGATAAAACTAATAGGATTTTAAGCCTAGGCATTGATATTTCTTGGCGTAAAGATGCGGTCAAAAGAGCCTATAAAGCGCGTAATACAAGTGAGATAGAGCGGATTGTCGATGTGGCGTGTGGCAGTGGGGATATGATAAAGCATTGGTATAGCTATGCACTAGAATCTAACATAGCCTTGAGTGAGATTATCGGGATAGATCCATCGCAAGAGATGTTAAAAATCGCAGAGAAGAAGCTGCAAACTATTGGCGGAAGTTTTGCAAAAGTAGATTCTAGCTCTAGAATCCTAGAAGAACATAGCCAAAAGCTAGAGTCTAAAAAAGTGGATTCTAAGATAGCCTTGCACCTAGGGGAAGCAAAAGATCTAAGCACGCTACAATCCCAAAGCGTGGATATACTCTCTATCTCCTATGGCTTGCGCAATGTCTTAGAATACGAGCAGGCATTGCGCGAGTTTGCGCGCGTGCTAAAGCCAGGGGGCATAGTGGTGGTGCTAGATTTTTTCAAAAAGCCTAGCCCAAGTCTGCTTGATCGCATTATTGGGATCTATACCAAGCATATTTTGCCTTGTATTGGCTATCTCATCTCGCGCAATTATGCGGCATATAAATATCTCCCAAATTCTATGGAGGAGTTTATTAGCCCAGATGAGCTAGCCTTAGCTTTTGAAAAAGTAGGCATAAAGCCCCTAGAGATCAAATCCTACTCTGCTGGGATTTCTCATCTCGTGCTGGGGCAAAAACCCTGTGAGAAAGTAGATAAAAGCTAG
- the argH gene encoding argininosuccinate lyase produces the protein MAKLWGGRFKLESSALLDEFNASITFDQKLWRYDILGSKTHARMLGRIGVLDSSEIALIESGLDKIASEIEQGRFVFSIEQEDIHMAIESALIERIGDVGKKLHTARSRNDQVALDFRMYVLDHSVLIADKILSLMTMLLALARKHTHTLMPGMTHLQHAQPINLGFHLVAWCESLRRDVERLESLHTRNNLMPLGSGALAGTPYNNDREWISKQLGFSAPTRNAMDSVSDRDFALDLLYALAMLGMHISRIAEELVLWSSAEFGFMRLSDEYATGSSIMPQKKNPDVPELLRGKSGRLYGNLMRLLVVMKSLPLAYNKDTQEDKEAVFDSVDSTLLSLEILHAVCESASFDKKAMLKACQKGHLSATDLADFLVRECGVPFREAHHITGRIVAYAESSGCDVSELSERELVSELTKLTPSLESTFAKSSISKRLTLLASMQARTSLGGTASKATSTQISSLNAWAKKARKKLPELKIEAKVENE, from the coding sequence ATGGCAAAGCTATGGGGAGGGCGGTTTAAGCTAGAATCTAGCGCATTGCTAGATGAGTTTAATGCCTCTATCACATTTGATCAAAAGCTCTGGCGGTATGATATTTTAGGCTCTAAGACCCACGCTAGAATGCTTGGACGCATAGGGGTTTTGGATTCTAGTGAGATAGCACTTATAGAATCTGGGCTAGATAAAATCGCTAGTGAGATAGAGCAAGGGCGGTTTGTCTTTAGCATAGAGCAAGAAGACATACATATGGCGATAGAATCCGCCTTGATAGAGCGCATAGGCGATGTGGGCAAAAAGCTCCATACCGCCAGATCGCGTAATGATCAAGTCGCACTTGATTTTAGAATGTATGTGCTAGATCACTCTGTGCTTATTGCCGATAAGATTCTCTCGCTAATGACTATGCTCCTAGCCCTAGCCCGTAAGCATACGCACACGCTAATGCCGGGTATGACGCATCTCCAGCACGCCCAGCCTATCAACTTAGGATTCCACCTAGTGGCGTGGTGCGAGAGCCTTAGGCGCGATGTGGAGCGGCTAGAGTCCTTGCATACGCGTAATAATCTTATGCCACTTGGCTCTGGTGCGCTTGCTGGCACGCCTTATAATAATGACAGAGAGTGGATAAGCAAGCAGCTAGGCTTTAGCGCACCCACGCGCAATGCGATGGACTCTGTGAGTGATAGGGATTTCGCGCTAGATTTGCTTTATGCCCTTGCTATGCTTGGTATGCACATTTCACGCATAGCAGAAGAGCTTGTGCTATGGAGTAGCGCGGAGTTTGGCTTTATGCGTTTAAGCGATGAATACGCCACAGGTAGCTCCATAATGCCACAGAAAAAAAACCCCGATGTCCCAGAGCTTTTGCGCGGGAAGAGTGGGCGATTGTATGGGAATCTTATGCGCTTGCTTGTGGTGATGAAATCCCTCCCCCTAGCCTATAACAAAGACACGCAAGAAGATAAAGAAGCTGTGTTTGATAGTGTGGATAGCACACTCCTTAGCCTAGAGATTTTACACGCTGTGTGTGAGAGTGCTAGCTTTGACAAAAAGGCTATGCTTAAAGCGTGTCAAAAGGGGCATTTGAGCGCGACAGATTTGGCAGATTTCCTAGTGCGTGAGTGTGGCGTGCCTTTTAGGGAGGCGCATCATATCACCGGGCGCATAGTCGCCTATGCAGAATCAAGCGGCTGTGATGTAAGCGAGCTTAGTGAGAGAGAGCTAGTAAGCGAGCTTACAAAGCTAACCCCCAGCCTAGAATCCACTTTTGCAAAAAGCAGCATTAGCAAACGGCTCACTCTCCTTGCCTCTATGCAGGCGCGCACAAGCCTTGGCGGCACGGCGTCTAAGGCTACAAGCACGCAGATTTCTAGCCTAAATGCGTGGGCGAAAAAAGCGCGTAAAAAGCTCCCGGAGCTAAAGATTGAAGCAAAGGTTGAGAATGAATAG
- the prfB gene encoding peptide chain release factor 2 encodes MDSYEYGELLKTLHNKAQNIAKILNPDLLQKRLDEINALESHQEFWNDAKKAGEITKEKRKCERILHTFAEMKAELDDAKELFEIAQSDGDSSTLELLFESVESLQSHIQKVEIQVMLSGEHDSSNAIITIQPGAGGTESQDWASMLYRMYLRWSERRGFKVELLDYQDGEEAGIKGVAFIIKGENAYGYAKSENGVHRLVRISPFDANAKRHTSFASVQVSPELSENIDIEILDKDIRIDTYRASGAGGQHVNKTESAIRITHFPTGLVVQCQNDRSQHKNKATAMKMLQSKLYELERLKQSEGVANAEKSEIGWGHQIRSYVLAPYQQVKDLRSNFATSDTDGVLDGDIDDLIESVLVLGKQ; translated from the coding sequence TGTTAAAAACCCTGCACAATAAAGCACAAAATATCGCAAAGATTCTAAACCCAGATTTATTACAAAAGCGACTAGATGAGATTAACGCATTAGAATCGCACCAAGAGTTTTGGAATGACGCAAAAAAAGCAGGGGAAATCACAAAGGAAAAGCGAAAATGTGAGCGGATTTTACACACATTTGCAGAGATGAAAGCCGAGCTAGATGATGCAAAAGAGCTATTTGAGATAGCACAGAGTGATGGGGATTCTAGCACTTTGGAGCTGTTGTTTGAGAGCGTAGAATCTTTGCAAAGCCATATACAAAAGGTAGAAATTCAAGTTATGCTAAGTGGGGAGCACGACTCATCAAATGCCATTATTACCATTCAGCCCGGAGCCGGTGGGACGGAGTCCCAAGACTGGGCTTCTATGCTGTATCGTATGTATTTGCGTTGGAGTGAGCGGCGGGGCTTTAAGGTAGAGCTACTAGATTATCAAGATGGCGAGGAGGCAGGTATTAAGGGGGTGGCGTTTATCATCAAAGGTGAGAATGCCTATGGCTATGCTAAAAGTGAAAATGGCGTGCATAGGCTGGTTAGAATCTCGCCCTTTGATGCTAATGCCAAGCGGCATACAAGCTTTGCTAGCGTGCAGGTAAGCCCCGAGCTAAGTGAAAACATAGATATAGAGATTTTAGATAAAGATATTCGCATTGATACCTATCGTGCCAGTGGTGCGGGCGGTCAGCATGTGAATAAGACAGAATCTGCTATCCGCATAACGCACTTTCCAACGGGGCTTGTCGTGCAGTGTCAAAACGATCGCAGTCAGCATAAAAATAAGGCAACAGCTATGAAAATGCTGCAGAGCAAACTCTATGAGCTAGAGCGGTTAAAACAAAGTGAGGGCGTGGCAAATGCAGAAAAAAGTGAGATAGGCTGGGGACATCAAATCCGTAGCTATGTCTTAGCCCCTTACCAGCAGGTAAAAGATCTGCGAAGCAACTTTGCTACGAGCGATACTGATGGCGTGCTAGATGGCGATATTGATGATCTAATAGAATCTGTGCTTGTTTTGGGCAAGCAATAG